ccaggtggaggtGTGGAGCTGTGTGGGCCGTTATGTGgatgggtcaccaggtggaggtGTGGAGCAGTGTGGGCTGTTATGTGGATGGGTCACCAGATGGAGGTGTGGAGCAGTGTGGGCTGTTATGTGgatgggtcaccaggtggaggtGTGGAGCTGTGTGGGCTGTTATGTGgatgggtcaccaggtggaggtGTGGAGCTGTGTGGGCTGTTATGTGGATGGTTCACCAGGTGGAGGTGTGGAGCAGTGTGGGCTGTTATAGGATGGGTCACCAGGCGGAGGTGTGGAGCTGTGTGGGCTGTTATGTGgatgggtcaccaggtggaggtGTGGAGCTGTGTGGGCTGTTATGTGgatgggtcaccaggtggaggtGTGGAGCTGTGTGGGCCGTTATGTGgatgggtcaccaggtggaggtGTGGAGCTGTGTGGGCTGTTATGTGgatgggtcaccaggtggaggtGTGGAGCTGTGTGGGCTGTTATGTGgatgggtcaccaggtggaggtGTGGAGCAGTGTGGGCTGTTACGTGgatgggtcaccaggtggaggtGTGGAGCTGTGTGGGCTGTTATGTGgatgggtcaccaggtggaggtGTGGAGCTGTGTGGGCTGTTATGTGgatgggtcaccaggtggaggtGTGGAGCAGTGTGGGCTGTTACGTGgatgggtcaccaggtggaggtGTGGAGCTGTGTGGGCAGTGACGTGgatgggtcaccaggtggaggtGTGGAGCTGTGTGGGCTGTTATGTGGATGGGTCACCAGATGGAGGTGTGGAGCTGTGTGGGCTGTTATGTGGATGGGTCGCCAGGTGGAGGTGTGGAGCTGTGTGGGCTGTTATGTGgatgggtcaccaggtggaggtgtggagctgtgtgggctgttataggatgggtcaccaggtggaggtgtggagctgtgtgggctgttataggatgggtcaccaggtggaggtGTGGAGCTGTGTGGGCTGTTATGTGgatgggtcaccaggtggaggtGTGGAGCAGTGTGGGCAGTGACGTGGATGGGTCAACAGGTGGAGGTGTGGAGCTGTGTGGGCTGTTATAGgatgggtcaccaggtggaggtGTGGAGCTGTGTGGGCTGTTATGTGGATGGGTCACCAGATGGAGGTGTGGAGCAGTGTGGGCTGTTATGTGgatgggtcaccaggtggaggtGTGGAGCAGTGTGGGCTGTTATGTGgatgggtcaccaggtggaggtGTGGAGCAGTGTGGGCTGTTACGTGgatgggtcaccaggtggaggtGTGGAGCTGTGTGGGCCGTTATGTGgatgggtcaccaggtggaggtGTGGAGCAGTGTGGGCTGTTATGTGgatgggtcaccaggtggaggtGTGGGGACATTATAATCGATTCTATATATTGCTTCTATTATGCACTTGATTCGTCAGTATAATTTATGATTAAGAGGGTGATTATATTTCTCCTATGTACTGCTGGGGGGGGGTATTATACTGTTGGTTGTTATGTATTT
The sequence above is drawn from the Bufo bufo chromosome 11, aBufBuf1.1, whole genome shotgun sequence genome and encodes:
- the LOC120982510 gene encoding uncharacterized protein LOC120982510 isoform X1, with the translated sequence MGHQAEVWSCVGCYVDGSPDGGVELCGLLCGWVTRWRCGAVWAVMWMGHQAEVWSCVGCYVDGSPGGGVELCGLLCGWVTRWRCGAVWAVTWMGHQMEVWSCVGCYVDGSPGGGVELCGPLCGWVTRWRCGAVWAVMWMGHQMEVWSSVGCYVDGSPGGGVELCGLLCGWVTRWRCGAVWAVMWMVHQVEVWSSVGCYRMGHQAEVWSCVGCYVDGSPGGGVELCGLLCGWVTRWRCGAVWAVMWMGHQVEVWSCVGCYVDGSPGGGVELCGLLCGWVTRWRCGAVWAVTWMGHQVEVWSCVGCYVDGSPGGGVELCGLLCGWVTRWRCGAVWAVTWMGHQVEVWSSVGCYVDGSPGGGVEQCGLLCGWVTRWRCGAVWAVTWMGHQVEVWSCVGRYVDGSPGGGVEQCGLLCGWVTRWRCGDIIIDSIYCFYYALDSSV